From the Psychrobacter urativorans genome, the window TCATAACGAGATGCAGCACTTGCAATTGCATTTAATGTTTGATTATTACGCTCAGCTTTAGTACTTGGTGTTTGATATTCCACATATTTCACAAAACTTTGAATATCATTTTGACTTTCAGATTGGCTATATTTTGCCGACTCACTGGCATTGTAGCTACTTGAGGATGCTGATTTACCTGAATTATTATGGCTTGCTGAACGAGCTGAAACACCAACCCCCGCTCCATAATAATTATCATAGGCATAGCCTGAGGCAGCAGCTGAACGTCCTTTTGTAGAATAAGAATCTGACGCACTGGCTTTGGCACTTTCACTAGCTTTGTAACTGGCATCTTCATTATAGCTATAGCTACGATCTGCAAAATAAGAAGTAAATTCTTTAACTGGCTTAGCGTTATCTTTTGGTACGCCGAAGTATTCATCCATCACAATCATAATCGGACTGGTGCGACCATTTTTCTTTGCCAATCCTAAATCATTAAGAATTGAACGAAATTCTTGGTCATCTATTTCCAGACTAACTTGAGTGACTAATTCATTGTTGCTGTTGGTACTACTGCCTCGGTTTAGCACATAATTACTGTCAATTTGTTTGACAATGTCATTTAAATATTGACTCGCTTCATTCATCGCCTGCGGACCATTAATACGCTTAATGAGCGCAATGACAGCATCAGTTTTTGCATTGTTGTATGCTTGATTACGTGTGCCATTCAGATCTTTTTTGATGATAGGTGTAGCACCTTCCCCATGCACTTTAATAATTTCAGCATTACTAACTTGAACAACCCCCAAACACAAAAGTATCAATATAGCCTTTTTCATCACTCACCCTTTTAATTAAAATTTCTAGCTACCTTTATAATTTTTTTACTAGATTTTAAATTCAGGGCTTACTCGATAATTATCTCTGTCAGAAATTAAGGTCGCCTTCTTTAAAGTTTGCGTAAGTCCTAAAATTAATTCATTATATACAAAAAACAAACATCCAAGTAACAAATGTTAGTATTAAACCCAAAAAAATAACGCTGCTTTTTATTGATTTTTTAAGAAAAAATTCTTACAGAAAGCTAGTTCAACTTATTAATGGTATGAGGTTCTATTTACATAGAATGCAAAATATACATACACTATCAAGATATTTATTACTGAAAAAATTATTGTTTTTATGGTGCATCACTTTACCGAACAGGCTCTAGTCTAATCCAAATAAAACCGATACAATCCTATTAAACAATCGCATTTAATGATATAAACGATGACTTATTCAATCGACTATCGCAAACAGGTACTTTCCAGCATAGCTGATGGTATGACTATTCGAGAAGCTTCGCTGTTTTATTGACTTATTACCAGCACAATTCACAGTTGGCAGCAGAATTGAGTCCCTAAAATAACGAGAAATAAAGCACTGAACCGCCCCGGTATTGTCGGAGACTTAACTTTCTGAGAGCGTACGACAATGAAAACATGAAACTACACTCCTGAGATTAAAGAACGCGCCGTTTACATGCTAATAGAAGCATTAAGCGACTATCCATCTACATGGTCAGCCATTCAAGCCATAGCGTCAAAGATTGGCTGTACACCTGAAACTCTACGATTATGGAATAAAAAGCATATCGAGCAAACCATTCCTGCCTCAGTACAAGCTCAAAGCCAAGAGCAACGCATTAAAGCGCTTAAACGTGAAAATAGAGAGCTTAAACAAGCCAACGAAATAATACGCAAGGCTGCTGCTTTTTTTCGCCCAGGCGGAGCTCGACCACACGCCTTAGTAATGATTCAATTCATTGATGATCATAAAGGTCATTATGGGGTCGCGCTAATCTGTTGAGTACTACCGATTGCCCCATCAACTTATTATCGCGCTAAAGACTTAAGCGACAACCCACACAAGCGCTCACTGCGCAGACAGCATGACGATTATTACATCAGCGAGATCAAATATATTTGGCAGGATAGCAAATGCCGTTACGGCGCTCGTAAGGTTTGGCAGCAGATGAAAGCGGATGGCACTCGTGTAGCACGCTGTACGGTAGAACGTTTAATGAAGCAACATGAGCTGCAGGGCGTCTGGCGTGGCAAAGGCAAAATTACCACCAACATCCGTGACGACCAAAAACGCGCTGATGACTTTGTCAATCGTAACTTTAATGCTCATCGCTCTAACCAGTTGTGGGTTGCGGATTTTACCTATATCAAGACATTGAGCGGCTGGGTGTATACCGCTTTTATTATTAATGTGTTTGCACGCGCTATTGTCGGCTGGAAAGTATCTAATCGTATGAACACGGATATGGTGATAGCAGCGTTAAATCAAGCGATAGTAGATAGGAACAATCCTAAGAATTTGATTCATCATAGCGATAGGGGCATTCAGTACTTATCCATTCGCTACACTTCTAGGATGACTGACTCTGGCGTGATTGCCTCTGTGGGTACGACTGGTGATTCGTACGACAATGCACTGGCTGAAACGGTCAACGGGCTTTATAAGTCTGAGGTGATTCATTATTTAAAGCAGAACTGGAACGGTGTAAATGATGTTGAATTAGCCACGCTTGAATGGGTGGCACTGCGAGCACAGCTCTTGTCTTGCTAAGCTAAATCGATAATTAATCGATTTTTAACGCTTCTCAGGTTTAATACAACCCATTTGTATAGCACGATTGGTTATGTGTTACCTTTTGAGTTTGAAAGACGGTATTATGATAATTTAACCCTATCAGGCATCGCTGCCTGACTCAAGTAAATCAGCAGCCGATATAGTCGGGGCGGTTCAGAACGCAAAAACCGTAGTATATAACAAGTACCTTTACTTAAAAGGCATCATTAAAATTTCGCGTCCCGCACTACCAATAAATTAGAGTTGTATCAGTCATTGTTAACGCATAAATAAGCCACCATTCATATCCCACGTCGCCCCCGTCACTCCAAACGCATCGCGTTGCAGTAACTGAGCGACAATATTTCCAATAAAACTGGGGCTACCCAAGGCTTTTACAGGGATAACATTTTCTAATAAATGTTGCAGTTTTTCAGGCGGAACCAGCTCATATACAATTGGTAAATCTATAGGACCAGGGGCAACTGCATTCACGGTAACGCCATTTGCTGCTAAATTGCTCGCAAACACCTTAGTCATGGTCAGAATGCCTCCTTTGCTCGAAGCATAATGGACGCTGGCGGCTGCACCGCCATTTTGACCTGCTAATGACGCCATATTAACAATACGTCCGTAACCTTTTTCTGCTAAATAAGCACCAAATACTTGGCAACCAAATAACGTACCGCGCAGATTAACGTTGATAACCTTATCGAACTCCTCAGCAGTCACCTCCATTACAGGCGTCATTAAAGTAAGCGCTGCGTTGTTAACAAGACCATTCACTTGTCCAAAATGCGCTTCAACATTCGCTAATACTTGCTCAAAATCCTGTTTTTTGGTCACATCTAACTTAAACCCAACCGCAGTGTCGGCATCAGAATCAAGTTTCTTGGCTGTCTCGACTACCTTTTGCTCATTAACATCCGTTATTGCTACGCGAAAACCGTTGCTGATAAGCGCTTTGGCGATATATTCACCTAAGCCTTGTGCAGCACCAGTGATTACAATGACATCTTTCATTATGGCTCTCTTTTAATAACTATCTTTGGATAGTTCGCTCTTAATAAATGTCTTATTCAGGAACAACCAATTCTCTACCGATACGGGCTTCAATCTTACAATATTTCCATAATTTATAAGTACCGTCACCAACAGGAACTGTTCTAAAGAAATTACAAGCGGCAATGATCGTTTCGATATCTGGTACGTCAGCCATGATATAAGCCATCCAAGGTGCCGTTGAGGCGGCGCCTACTTGTAGACGGTCGTCATCCATAATACCTAGAATGTTTAACCCCGGTAATTCGTCAATATTTTGTATCATTTGGCTAAATGCCTGCCAAACTTGCTTCATCTCTTCTATCGGAGCATCCATAAAGTTTTGGTTAATACCTATACAAAATAATACGCGGTGTGACTCTAGCTTTTCCATTGAGATACCTTCTTAAATTGGTTTTAGACTGAAATAAAAAGTAAATGGCTGATGATGCTAACGACGGTTACGATAGCGCTGAACGATTATTTTAAACACTTTATCAGAACCATTTTTTACTTAATTAGAATATAGAATCTGGCTAAATGCTGATTCACTTTTTTGTAATAGTCTAGTAATTTAAAGTCTCTCTACTTTTAAAAGGTGTGAATATTTGGTCATGTAGATGAGTTATATCTTGATAGCCACTACTTAATAACCACTAACTGTTAAGTAGTTAGCGTTTTTAGGTAATCAATCAGGATAGGTTGTTTGTCATAACTATTTGAAGGGTAATTAATCGAAGGGTAATTAGCTAGTCTCACTGAGATATACCCCTCTAAAACCTCCTGACAATCACGCTAATCTGCATTTTTAGCTTGATTAGTGCGTTATACAGGCTTCGAGACTTGCTATCTTAATAAAGATTTTTTCCAAAACTTTTTATGACTTTATCGGTCAGAGGATGACAAGTTTGAAAATGAATAGCCTATATAACAAATCACTCTCTTATAACGTCTATTGTTGATTACGGATTTGCTCAATCACATCCGCAAGACTCGATTTTTCTAGTTCTTCTTTTAAAACCTCTTCTACCCGATGCAAGATAGGGTTAATTGCTGATTGAATATGCATCCCTACCAAACAACGCTCACTGGTATCTTGATGGACATCAAACAATTCTTGTGATTTATTATCTGCATATACCGCTTCATACACCGCTAATAATGGAATCTGCTCTGGTGGCTTCGTTAAGCGCGCACCGGCAACCCCAGCGCGCACATGAATCAGACCAGCCGCTTTTAACAGACTCATGATCTTACGAATCACCGCTGGATTGGTATTAACGCTAGAGGCGATAAAACTTGATGAGGTTACCTCATCTTGGTAAATGTCCAATACCGCTAAAATGTGAATACCGACCGAAAAACGTGTCGTGATAGACATACCGCCTCTCTCTCTTATTTATTAATTTAATAACCTACAGAATAACATTTTTATGACACTCACTACTTTTGACAGTTTACGGTTCAAACACGCTTATTAAAAGCTGGTTTTTTTTAATAATTATTCATAGTTGACTTCAATAAGTATTCATTTTATCATACCTGTAACTTAAATAGTTACAGGTTGGTATTATATTAATGACCACCTTGCTGTTTCAATATTAATTAACAATAAACAGGAATACATTATGAAAATTGCCATTATCGGTGCTACTGGTCAGTCTGGACGTTTGATTATGCAAGAAGCTTTGGACCGAGGTCACAAGGTGACGGCTATTGTTCGTAGCCCAGAAAAATTACCACAAGACAGTGCGATTGATGTGGTCGCAAAAGATATTTTTGAGTTGACGGCTGCAGACTTGACGCCATACGATGTGGTAATTAATGCGTTTAATGCAACTTTTGGTACGGAAGAGCAGCATGCAACGGCAGGTCATGTGTTGATTGATGCGCTAAAAGGGCATACCAATACTCGTCTCGCTGTTGTCGGTAGCGGTGGTAGCTTATTCACGGATGAGAGTCACAGTGAGCGGATTCATGAATCAGTAGGTTTCCCTGCTCAGTTCTTAGATACGGCATTACAGATGCGTAAAAACTTGGAAGAGCTGCAAAGTACGTCAGATTTGAATTGGGTCTATCTAAGCCCTTGTGGTC encodes:
- a CDS encoding NAD(P)-dependent oxidoreductase translates to MKIAIIGATGQSGRLIMQEALDRGHKVTAIVRSPEKLPQDSAIDVVAKDIFELTAADLTPYDVVINAFNATFGTEEQHATAGHVLIDALKGHTNTRLAVVGSGGSLFTDESHSERIHESVGFPAQFLDTALQMRKNLEELQSTSDLNWVYLSPCGLFDAQGKRTGRYATGSDVALVNSKGEAYTSYADFAIAMLDEIEQPEHRNERYAVVSES
- a CDS encoding SDR family NAD(P)-dependent oxidoreductase, with the translated sequence MKDVIVITGAAQGLGEYIAKALISNGFRVAITDVNEQKVVETAKKLDSDADTAVGFKLDVTKKQDFEQVLANVEAHFGQVNGLVNNAALTLMTPVMEVTAEEFDKVINVNLRGTLFGCQVFGAYLAEKGYGRIVNMASLAGQNGGAAASVHYASSKGGILTMTKVFASNLAANGVTVNAVAPGPIDLPIVYELVPPEKLQHLLENVIPVKALGSPSFIGNIVAQLLQRDAFGVTGATWDMNGGLFMR
- a CDS encoding IacB protein, which produces MEKLESHRVLFCIGINQNFMDAPIEEMKQVWQAFSQMIQNIDELPGLNILGIMDDDRLQVGAASTAPWMAYIMADVPDIETIIAACNFFRTVPVGDGTYKLWKYCKIEARIGRELVVPE
- a CDS encoding Rrf2 family transcriptional regulator, which gives rise to MSITTRFSVGIHILAVLDIYQDEVTSSSFIASSVNTNPAVIRKIMSLLKAAGLIHVRAGVAGARLTKPPEQIPLLAVYEAVYADNKSQELFDVHQDTSERCLVGMHIQSAINPILHRVEEVLKEELEKSSLADVIEQIRNQQ